One genomic region from Lates calcarifer isolate ASB-BC8 linkage group LG10, TLL_Latcal_v3, whole genome shotgun sequence encodes:
- the zgc:123278 gene encoding tumor susceptibility gene 101 protein encodes MSYSEDTIKKMLPKTFLRKHVAHEIYVTITYFKQLVPIMDKYVYNDGTTKDLMSLTGTIPVMINDKTYNIPVCLWIEESYPQTAPICYVRPTREMMILRGEYISSNGEIQLPYLEEWKNGECDLVSLLQVMAATFGDFPPVCMQPHPEPEQDSCWLQFQRQAEVLSKADGSSYLSLPRGDGQPFQQENETNC; translated from the exons ATGTCATACTCTGAGGATACAATCAAGAAAATGCTCCCTAAG actTTTCTTCGCAAACACGTGGCTCATGAAATATATGTCACAATAACCTACTTCAAACAGCTTGTGCCCATAATGGATAAATACG TTTATAATGATGGAACCACAAAGGACTTGATGAGTCTGACCGGCACCATCCCTGTCATGATTAATG ACAAGACCTACAACATACCTGTGTGCCTGTGGATTGAGGAAAGCTACCCGCAGACTGCCCCCATCTGCTACGTCAGACCCACACGTGAGATGATGATCCTCAGAGGAGAGTACATCTCCAGCAATGGTGAAATCCAGCTGCCTTACCTGGAGGAATGGAAGAAT GGCGAGTGTGACCTCGTGAGCCTGCTGCAGGTGATGGCTGCCACGTTTGGAGACTTTCCCCCTGTGTGTATGCAGCCTCATCCAGAGCCAGAACAAGACTCAT GTTGGCTGCAGTTCCAAAGGCAAGCAGAGGTGCTCTCAAAAGCAGATGGAAGTTCGTACCTGTCTTTACCCAGAGGAGATGGTCAACCTTTCCAGCAAGAAAATGAAACCAACTGTTAG
- the tsg101a gene encoding tumor susceptibility 101a: MAVVNEGALKKMLKQYKYRDLTVREITNVISQYKDLKPVMDAYVFNDGSTRDLMSLTGTVPVSYRGNVYNIPVCLWLLDTYPYNPPICFVKPTSAMMIKTGKHIDANGKIYLPYLHEWKHPQSDLYGLIQVMIVVFGEEPPVFSRPTTQAPYQAFQAAGPPNPSYMPGMPSVSPYGPNPNPGGYQGYQYQAGNSYPATAGPAHYPTQPPVSTVGQTRDGTIGEDTIRASLISAVSDKLRWRMKEEMDRAQAELDALKRTEEDLKKGHQKLEEMVSRLDQEVTEVDRNIELLKRKDDELSEALEKMENQSENNDIDDVIVPTAPLYKQILNLYAEENAIEDTIFYLGEALRRGVIDLEVFLKHVRLLSRKQFQLRALMQKARKTAGLSDLY; this comes from the exons ATGGCAGTTGTCAACGAAGGAGCCCTCAAGAAAATGCTGAAG CAATACAAATACAGAGATCTGACAGTTCGTGAGATAACCAATGTCATCTCCCAGTACAAGGACTTGAAGCCAGTTATGGATGCTTATG tgtttaatGATGGCTCCACAAGAGACCTGATGAGCTTAACAGGAACAGTCCCAGTGAGCtacagag GCAATGTCTACAACATcccagtgtgtctgtggttgcTGGACACATATCCCTACAACCCCCCCATATGTTTTGTCAAACCTACCAGTGCCATGATGATCAAAACTGGCAAGCACATCGATGCCAATGGCAAGATCTACCTGCCTTATCTACATGAGTGGAAGCAT CCCCAGTCAGACCTGTATGGTCTGATACAGGTGATGATTGTGGTGTTTGGAGAGGAGCCTCCTGTGTTTTCTCGTCCCACCACACAAGCCCCCTACCAAGCCTTCCAAGCAGCTGGACCCCCAAACC CTTCCTACATGCCTGGCATGCCTTCGGTGTCACCCTATGGTCCAAATCCTAACCCAGG AGGCTATCAAGGATACCAGTACCAGGCTGGCAACTCTTACCCGGCCACTGCAGGCCCTGCACACTACCCCACCCAGCCTCCAGTTTCCACTGTTG GTCAGACCAGAGATGGCACCATTGGCGAGGACACTATCCGTGCATCTCTGATCTCAGCAGTAAGTGACAAGCTTCGCtggaggatgaaggaggagatggacagaGCTCAGGCTGAGCTTGACGCTCTGAAGCGGACAGAGGAAGACCTGAAGAAAGGGCATCAGAAACTAGAGGAGATGGTCTCAAGACTGGACCAGGAAGTG ACTGAGGTTGACAGGAACATCGAACTGCTGAAGAGAAAGGACGACGAGCTGAGCGAGGCCTTGGAGAAGATGGAGAACCAGTCAGAGAACAATGACATTGATGATGTCATCGTGCCCACCGCTCCGCTGTACAAACAGATCCTGAACCTTTATGCTGAGGAGAATGCAATTGAGGACACAATCTTCTACCTGGGAGAGGCCCTCCGTAGGGGCGTCATAGACCTGGAAGTTTTCCTCAAG CATGTACGCCTTCTGTCCAGGAAGCAGTTCCAGCTTCGTGCCCTCATGCAGAAAGCCCGCAAGACTGCTGGCCTTAGTGACCTCTACTGA
- the LOC108875409 gene encoding GTPase HRas — translation MTEYKLVVVGAGGVGKSALTIQLIQNHFVDEYDPTIEDSYRKQVVIDGETCLLDILDTAGQEEYSAMRDQYMRTGEGFLCVFAINNTKSFEDIHQYREQIKRVKDSDDVPMVLVGNKCDLPARTVDTRQAQELARSYGIPYIETSAKTRQGVEDAFYTLVREIRQHKLRKLNPPDESGQDCMSCRCVVS, via the exons ATGACGGAGTATAAGCTGGTGGTGGTAGGAGCTGGAGGCGTGGGCAAGAGTGCACTCACCATCCAGCTCATCCAGAACCACTTTGTGGATGAATATGACCCCACCATAGAG gacTCATACAGGAAACAAGTCGTGATCGATGGAGAGACCTGCCTGCTGGACATCCTGGACACTGCAGGTCAGGAGGAGTACAGCGCCATGAGGGACCAGTACATGAGGACAGGGGAGGGCTTCCTATGTGTCTTTGCCATCAACAACACCAAGTCCTTCGAGGACATTCACcagtacag AGAACAGATTAAACGTGTAAAGGATTCAGATGATGTTCCCATGGTGCTTGTGGGAAACAAATGTGACCTGCCAGCACGCACGGTGGACACAAGGCAAGCCCAGGAACTCGCCCGCTCCTACGGCATCCCTTACATTGAGACCTCTGCCAAGACACGACAG GGAGTAGAGGATGCCTTCTACACACTGGTCAGGGAGATCAGACAGCATAAACTGAGGAAGCTGAACCCACCTGATGAGAGCGGTCAGGATTGTATGAGCTGTCGCTGTGTGGTATCGTGA
- the ldha gene encoding L-lactate dehydrogenase A chain translates to MSTKEKLIGHVMKEEPVGSRNKVTVVGVGMVGMASAISILLKDLCDELALVDVMEDKLKGEAMDLQHGSLFLKTHKIVADKDYSVTANSKVVVVTAGARQQEGESRLNLVQRNVNIFKFIIPNIVKYSPNCILMVVSNPVDILTYVAWKLSGFPRNRVIGSGTNLDSARFRHLMGEKLHLHPSSCHGWIIGEHGDSSVPVWSGVNVAGVSLQGLNPNMGGDGDSENWKAVHKMVVDGAYEVIKLKGYTSWAIGMSVADLVESIMKNMHKVHPVSTLVQGMHGVKDEVFLSVPCVLGNSGLTDVIHMTLKPDEEKQLVKSAETLWGVQKELTL, encoded by the exons ATGTCCACCAAGGAGAAGCTGATTGGCCATGTGATGAAGGAGGAGCCTGTTGGCAGCAGGAACAAGGTGACGGTGGTGGGTGTCGGCATGGTGGGCATGGCCTCCGCCATCAGCATACTGCTcaag GACTTGTGTGATGAGCTGGCCCTGGTCGATGTGATGGAGGACAAGCTGAAGGGTGAGGCCATGGACCTGCAACACGGATCCCTCTTCCTCAAGACGCACAAGATTGTGGCCGATAAAG ACTACAGCGTGACAGCCAACTccaaggtggtggtggtgactgCCGGTGCCCGCCAGCAGGAGGGCGAGAGCCGTCTCAACCTGGTGCAGCGCAACGTCAACATCTTCAAGTTCATCATCCCAAACATTGTCAAGTACAGCCCCAACTGCATCCTGATGGTGGTCTCTAACCCAG TGGACATCCTGACCTACGTGGCCTGGAAGCTGAGCGGTTTCCCCCGTAACCGTGTCATCGGCTCCGGCACCAACCTGGACTCTGCCCGTTTCCGCCACCTTATGGGAGAGaagctccacctccacccttCCAGCTGCCACGGCTGGATCATCGGAGAGCATGGAGACTCCAGTG TGCCTGTGTGGAGCGGTGTGAATGTCGCTGGAGTTTCCCTGCAGGGCCTCAACCCAAATATGGGGGGTGATGGTGACAGTGAGAACTGGAAGGCGGTTCATAAGATGGTGGTCGATGG AGCCTATGAGGTCATCAAGCTGAAGGGCTACACTTCCTGGGCCATTGGCATGTCTGTGGCTGACCTGGTGGAAAGCATCATGAAGAACATGCACAAAGTGCACCCTGTGTCCACACTGGTCCAG GGCATGCATGGAGTGAAGGATGAGGTCTTCCTGAGTGTCCCCTGTGTCCTGGGCAACAGCGGCCTGACAGATGTCATCCACATGACACTGAAGCCCGATGAGGAGAAGCAGCTGGTGAAGAGTGCTGAGACCCTGTGGGGCGTACAGAAGGAGCTCACCCTGTGA